One genomic region from Mycobacterium basiliense encodes:
- the glnA gene encoding type I glutamate--ammonia ligase — protein sequence MDRQKEFVLRTLEERDIRFVRLWFTDVLGFLKSVAIAPAELEGAFEEGIGFDGSSIEGFARVSESDTVAHPDPSTFQVLPWVTGAGHHHSARIFCDITMPDGSPSWADPRHVLRRQLTKANELGFSCYVHPEIEFFLLKEGAEDGTEPIPIDNAGYFDQAVHVTASKFRRHAIEALEFMGISVEFSHHEGAPGQQEIDLRFADALSMADNVMTFRYVIKEVALEEGVRATFMPKPFGQYAGSAMHTHMSLFEGDVNAFHSADDPLQLSDIGKSFIAGILEHASEISAVTNQWVNSYKRLIQGGEAPTAASWGAANRSALVRVPMYTPHKTSSRRVEVRSPDSACNPYLAFAVLLAAGLRGVEKGYVLGPQAEDNVWDLTPEERRTMGYRELPTSLDSALRSMEASELVAEALGEHVFDFFLRNKRREWATYRSHVTPYELKTYLSL from the coding sequence ATGGATCGGCAGAAGGAATTCGTCCTCCGCACTCTCGAAGAGCGGGACATCCGCTTCGTCCGGCTCTGGTTCACCGACGTGCTCGGTTTCCTGAAGTCTGTCGCCATCGCCCCTGCCGAACTCGAAGGCGCCTTTGAAGAAGGCATCGGCTTCGACGGCTCCTCCATCGAAGGCTTCGCACGGGTCTCCGAATCCGACACCGTGGCACACCCCGATCCGTCCACCTTTCAGGTGCTGCCCTGGGTCACCGGCGCCGGCCACCACCACTCGGCGCGAATCTTCTGCGACATCACCATGCCCGACGGCTCACCATCGTGGGCCGATCCGCGGCACGTGTTGCGTCGACAGCTGACCAAAGCCAACGAACTCGGCTTCTCCTGCTACGTGCATCCGGAAATCGAGTTCTTCCTCCTCAAGGAGGGCGCCGAAGACGGGACGGAGCCGATTCCGATCGACAACGCCGGGTACTTCGACCAGGCGGTGCACGTGACGGCCTCGAAGTTTCGCAGGCATGCGATCGAAGCCTTGGAGTTCATGGGCATCTCGGTGGAATTCAGCCACCACGAGGGCGCACCGGGCCAGCAGGAGATCGACCTACGTTTCGCTGACGCCTTGTCGATGGCCGACAACGTGATGACCTTCCGTTACGTGATCAAAGAAGTCGCGCTGGAGGAGGGCGTGCGGGCGACGTTTATGCCCAAACCGTTCGGGCAGTACGCCGGTTCGGCGATGCACACGCACATGAGCCTGTTCGAGGGCGACGTCAACGCCTTCCACAGCGCCGACGACCCGCTGCAGCTGTCCGACATCGGCAAGTCGTTCATCGCCGGGATCCTTGAACATGCCTCGGAGATCAGCGCGGTTACCAATCAGTGGGTCAACTCCTACAAGCGGCTCATTCAGGGCGGCGAGGCTCCCACCGCCGCCTCGTGGGGGGCCGCGAACCGTTCCGCGCTGGTGCGGGTACCGATGTACACGCCGCACAAGACGTCGTCGCGGCGCGTCGAGGTGCGCAGCCCCGACTCGGCGTGCAACCCCTATCTGGCATTCGCCGTGCTGCTCGCCGCCGGACTGCGTGGGGTGGAGAAGGGGTATGTGCTGGGCCCGCAAGCCGAAGACAACGTCTGGGATCTGACGCCTGAGGAACGCCGCACCATGGGGTACCGCGAGTTGCCGACCAGCCTGGATAGCGCGCTTCGCTCCATGGAGGCGTCCGAGCTCGTCGCGGAGGCTTTGGGGGAGCACGTTTTTGACTTTTTCCTGCGCAACAAGCGCCGTGAATGGGCGACTTACCGTAGTCATGTCACGCCCTACGAGCTAAAAACCTACCTGTCGCTGTAG
- a CDS encoding alpha/beta hydrolase codes for MTAMLRLRSLSSALLSFGLVFAGQPLVVAPIAGATPEPGTGQTQSPGVPVATQQQQGWGSCATFVDNVRDLPTARCTAISVPVDYDKPGGTQAKLAVIRVPATGQRIGSLFVNPGGPGASAVDMIAGMAPDLKDTAIARHFDLVGFDPRGVGHSTPALRCRTDAEFDAYRRDPMVDYSPAGVAHIEQVYREWVQRCADRMGLGFLANVGTASAARDMDIIRQALGDEQINYLGYSYGTELGTAYVERFGTHVRAMMLDGAIDPTSGPIEENAKQLAGFQTAFNDYAADCARSPACPLGTDPAQWINRYHALVDPLVSKPGRTSDPRGLSYADATTGTINALYTPQHWKYLTSGLLGLQRGTDAGDLLLLADDYDGRDREGHYTNGQDAFNAIRCVDAPTPTDPPSWVAADQQFRQAAPFLSYGQFTGFAPRDLCALWPVPATSIPHAASPAGPGKVVVVSTTHDPATPYQAGVDLARQLGAPLITYDGTQHTVVFDGNDCVDSAATRYFLNLTLPPANLRCAS; via the coding sequence ATGACCGCCATGTTGCGGCTGAGATCGTTGAGCTCGGCGCTGCTTTCTTTTGGTCTGGTATTCGCCGGACAACCGCTGGTGGTGGCGCCGATAGCCGGCGCGACTCCAGAACCCGGCACCGGCCAGACGCAAAGCCCGGGGGTACCGGTCGCCACCCAGCAACAGCAGGGCTGGGGCTCGTGCGCGACCTTTGTCGATAACGTCCGCGACCTTCCGACCGCGCGCTGCACGGCCATTTCGGTGCCCGTCGACTATGACAAACCCGGCGGAACACAAGCGAAATTGGCGGTGATCCGGGTTCCGGCGACCGGACAGCGGATCGGGTCGCTGTTCGTCAACCCGGGCGGGCCCGGCGCCTCCGCGGTTGACATGATCGCCGGGATGGCGCCCGATTTGAAGGACACTGCCATCGCCCGTCACTTCGACCTGGTGGGCTTCGACCCGCGCGGTGTCGGCCACTCGACGCCGGCCCTGCGTTGTCGCACCGACGCCGAGTTCGACGCTTACCGGCGCGACCCAATGGTCGACTACAGCCCGGCGGGGGTAGCCCACATCGAGCAGGTGTACCGCGAGTGGGTGCAGCGGTGTGCTGACCGGATGGGCCTGGGATTCTTGGCCAACGTCGGCACGGCATCGGCCGCGCGTGACATGGACATAATCCGCCAGGCACTCGGCGACGAGCAGATCAATTACCTGGGCTACAGCTATGGCACCGAGCTAGGTACGGCCTACGTGGAGCGGTTCGGCACCCATGTCCGGGCGATGATGCTCGACGGCGCCATCGACCCGACGAGCGGCCCGATCGAGGAAAACGCCAAACAACTGGCGGGCTTCCAGACCGCGTTCAACGACTATGCCGCCGACTGCGCCCGTTCGCCGGCCTGCCCGCTGGGCACCGACCCGGCCCAGTGGATCAACCGCTACCACGCTCTGGTCGACCCGCTGGTCAGCAAGCCAGGCAGGACGTCAGATCCACGCGGGCTGAGCTACGCCGACGCGACTACCGGCACCATCAACGCCTTGTACACCCCGCAGCACTGGAAGTACCTGACCAGTGGTCTGCTCGGGCTGCAGCGCGGCACCGATGCGGGGGATCTGTTGTTGCTTGCCGACGACTACGACGGCCGCGACCGCGAGGGCCACTACACCAACGGCCAGGACGCGTTCAACGCGATTCGCTGCGTCGACGCGCCGACGCCGACGGATCCGCCATCGTGGGTCGCGGCCGACCAACAGTTCCGCCAGGCGGCTCCGTTCCTCAGCTACGGCCAGTTCACCGGGTTCGCGCCGCGCGATCTGTGCGCGTTGTGGCCGGTGCCCGCGACGTCGATTCCGCACGCCGCGTCGCCGGCGGGACCTGGCAAGGTTGTCGTGGTTTCAACCACCCATGACCCGGCCACCCCGTACCAGGCCGGAGTGGACCTGGCCCGACAGCTGGGCGCCCCGTTGATCACCTATGACGGAACCCAGCACACCGTGGTGTTCGACGGCAACGATTGTGTGGATAGCGCGGCGACGCGTTACTTCTTGAACCTGACGTTGCCGCCAGCAAATCTGCGCTGCGCCTCCTGA
- a CDS encoding alpha/beta hydrolase: protein MCLSRREKLARMLLVWAAIASVAMLLAGCIRVVGGRARMAEPKLGQPVAWTLCRSSNPNVEIPGGALCGKLAVPVDYHNPHGDVAALALIRFPATGDKIGSLVINPGGPGESGIEAALGVFQTLPKRVHERFDLVGFDPRGVASSRPALWCNSDADNDRLRAEPQVDYSQAGVARMEDETKQFVRRCVEKMGKNFLANVGTVNVARDLDAIRAALGDDKLTYLGYSYGTRIGSAYAEAYPQRVRAMILDGAVDPNADPIEADLRQAKGFQDAFNDYAADCAEDHNCPLGTDPAKAVDVYHSLVDPLVDPNNLQVSRPARTNDHRGLSYSDAIVGTIMALYSPNLWHHLTDGLSELADGRGDTLLALADMYMRRDSRGHYTNATDARVAINCVDQPAITDRAKIIDEDRRSREVAPFMSYGKFTGDAPLGTCAFWPVPPTSKPHSVSAPGLAPTVIVSTTHDPATPYKAGVDLANQLHGSLLTFSGTQHTVVFQGESCIDDYVTAYLIGGTTPPSGAKC from the coding sequence ATGTGCTTGTCTCGCCGCGAAAAACTCGCGCGCATGTTGCTGGTATGGGCCGCGATCGCCAGCGTAGCGATGCTTCTCGCGGGCTGCATCCGCGTGGTCGGGGGGCGTGCTCGGATGGCTGAGCCGAAGCTGGGCCAGCCGGTGGCATGGACTCTGTGTCGTAGCTCCAACCCGAATGTGGAGATTCCCGGCGGCGCACTGTGCGGCAAACTTGCCGTGCCGGTCGATTATCACAATCCGCACGGTGACGTCGCGGCGCTGGCGTTGATTCGCTTTCCTGCGACCGGAGACAAGATCGGTTCACTGGTCATCAATCCGGGCGGCCCCGGCGAATCCGGCATCGAGGCCGCGTTGGGTGTCTTTCAGACGTTGCCGAAGCGCGTACACGAGCGGTTCGACCTGGTTGGGTTCGACCCGCGTGGAGTGGCGTCGTCGCGTCCCGCGCTGTGGTGTAACTCCGATGCGGACAATGACCGACTGCGAGCCGAACCGCAGGTGGACTACAGCCAGGCGGGTGTGGCGCGGATGGAGGACGAGACGAAGCAGTTCGTTCGCCGCTGTGTCGAGAAGATGGGGAAAAACTTCCTGGCAAATGTGGGAACGGTCAACGTTGCTCGGGATCTGGACGCCATCCGCGCTGCGCTGGGCGACGACAAACTGACCTACCTGGGGTACTCGTACGGCACCCGGATCGGCTCGGCCTACGCCGAGGCGTATCCGCAGCGGGTGCGCGCGATGATCCTCGACGGTGCCGTGGATCCCAATGCCGACCCCATTGAGGCGGACTTGCGGCAGGCCAAGGGATTTCAGGATGCGTTCAATGACTACGCCGCCGACTGCGCTGAGGACCACAACTGCCCGTTGGGCACCGACCCCGCCAAGGCGGTCGACGTCTACCACAGCTTGGTCGATCCGCTGGTCGACCCGAACAACCTACAGGTGAGCAGACCGGCGCGGACAAACGACCATCGTGGGCTCAGCTATAGCGACGCCATCGTGGGCACCATCATGGCGCTGTACTCGCCGAACCTGTGGCACCACCTGACCGACGGGCTGTCCGAGCTGGCGGACGGTCGCGGCGACACCCTGCTGGCCCTGGCCGACATGTACATGCGGCGCGACTCGCGCGGGCATTACACCAACGCCACCGATGCGCGGGTGGCGATCAACTGCGTTGACCAGCCCGCGATTACTGACCGCGCCAAGATCATCGACGAAGACCGCCGCTCGCGGGAGGTCGCACCGTTTATGAGCTACGGGAAGTTCACCGGCGACGCGCCGCTTGGGACTTGCGCGTTCTGGCCGGTGCCGCCGACCAGCAAGCCGCACTCCGTCTCAGCGCCGGGCCTGGCGCCGACCGTGATCGTGTCCACCACCCACGACCCGGCGACACCGTATAAGGCCGGGGTTGACTTGGCCAACCAGCTGCACGGCTCATTGCTGACTTTCAGCGGAACCCAGCACACGGTGGTGTTCCAAGGCGAGAGCTGCATTGACGACTACGTCACGGCATATCTGATCGGCGGTACCACACCGCCCAGTGGGGCCAAGTGTTAG
- a CDS encoding WS/DGAT/MGAT family O-acyltransferase, whose amino-acid sequence MQRLSGLDASFLYLETSSQPMHVCSVMELDTSTMPGGYTFDRLRDALSLRIKAMPEFREKLADSPLNLDHPVWVDDANFQIDRHLHRIGLPPPGGRAELSQICGHIASLPLDRRRPLWEMWVIEGIAGTDCHRDGRLAVMTKVHHAGVDGVTGANLISQLCATEADAPAPDPVEGAGGASGWQIVAGGLLRFATRPLQLANVVPETVSSVVSTLLRVRDGQAMARPFAAPRTVFNDSITGRRNIAYAELDLEDIKKVKDHFGVKVNDVVMALVSGALRQYLLERAALPESSLVAMVPISVHGKSDRPGRNQVSGMFSSLQTHIADPAERLNAIAHTNSVAKQHSSAIGATLLQDWSQFAAPAVFGIAMRVYARTRLTQSLPVHNLVVSNVPGPQVPLYMLGCEVNAMYPLGPIFHGSGLNVTVMSLNGKLDVGLVSCPELLPDLWEMADEFSIGMEELLAEIG is encoded by the coding sequence ATGCAGCGGCTCAGTGGCCTCGACGCCAGCTTCCTGTACCTGGAAACCTCATCACAGCCCATGCATGTTTGCTCGGTCATGGAATTGGACACGTCGACCATGCCCGGCGGTTATACCTTCGACCGCCTGCGCGACGCGTTGTCACTGCGCATCAAAGCGATGCCGGAGTTTCGCGAAAAGCTTGCCGACAGCCCGCTGAACCTAGACCACCCGGTCTGGGTTGATGACGCGAATTTTCAAATCGATCGCCATCTGCACCGCATCGGGCTGCCGCCGCCGGGCGGGCGGGCCGAACTTTCCCAGATCTGCGGCCATATCGCGTCGCTGCCGTTGGACCGCCGTAGACCGCTGTGGGAGATGTGGGTTATCGAGGGCATTGCGGGCACCGATTGCCATCGCGACGGACGCCTGGCGGTGATGACGAAGGTGCACCATGCCGGGGTGGACGGCGTGACCGGCGCCAACCTGATTTCGCAGCTGTGTGCCACCGAGGCCGACGCGCCCGCGCCAGATCCGGTCGAAGGTGCCGGCGGCGCCAGCGGATGGCAAATCGTTGCGGGCGGCCTGCTGAGGTTTGCTACCCGACCCTTGCAGCTGGCCAATGTGGTGCCAGAGACGGTGTCGTCGGTGGTTTCGACGCTGTTGCGAGTTCGCGACGGGCAGGCGATGGCGCGTCCATTCGCCGCACCGCGCACGGTGTTCAACGACAGCATCACCGGGCGGCGCAACATCGCATATGCCGAATTGGACCTAGAGGACATCAAGAAGGTCAAGGATCACTTCGGCGTCAAGGTCAACGATGTGGTGATGGCCTTGGTTTCCGGGGCACTTCGGCAATATCTGCTGGAGCGCGCCGCGCTGCCGGAATCGTCCCTGGTGGCCATGGTCCCGATCTCGGTGCATGGCAAGTCTGATCGTCCTGGGCGAAACCAGGTTTCGGGCATGTTCTCCAGCCTGCAAACCCATATCGCCGACCCGGCGGAGCGATTGAACGCCATCGCGCACACAAATTCGGTTGCCAAGCAACATAGTTCGGCCATCGGAGCCACGTTGCTGCAGGACTGGTCCCAATTCGCCGCCCCGGCCGTCTTCGGGATCGCAATGCGGGTCTACGCCAGGACCCGGTTGACCCAGAGCCTGCCGGTGCACAACCTGGTGGTCTCGAATGTGCCAGGGCCGCAGGTCCCGCTGTACATGCTGGGGTGTGAGGTCAACGCGATGTATCCGCTGGGACCGATCTTTCACGGCTCGGGTCTCAACGTCACCGTGATGTCGCTGAACGGCAAACTGGATGTGGGTTTGGTTTCGTGTCCGGAACTGCTCCCGGACCTGTGGGAAATGGCCGACGAATTCTCGATCGGGATGGAAGAACTGCTGGCAGAGATCGGGTAG
- the panB gene encoding 3-methyl-2-oxobutanoate hydroxymethyltransferase → MSEQNVYGVSASSPVDPSAPRTKIRTHHLQKWKAEGHKWAMLTVYDYSTARVFDDAGIPVLLVGDSAANVVYGYDTTVPISIDELIPLVRGVVRGAPHALVVADLPFGSYEAGPAAALAAATRFMKEGGAHAVKLEGGERVAEQIACLTAAGIPVMAHIGFTPQSVNTLGGFRVQGRGDAAEQTIADAIAVAEAGAFSVVMEMVPAELATQITGKLTIPTIGIGAGPSCDGQVLVWQDMAGLNGGKAPRFVKRYADLASVLRCAAVKYAEDVATGAFPADEHCF, encoded by the coding sequence ATGTCTGAGCAAAATGTTTATGGGGTTAGCGCGTCTTCGCCCGTCGACCCGTCGGCGCCGCGAACCAAGATCAGAACCCACCACCTGCAGAAATGGAAGGCCGAAGGCCACAAGTGGGCCATGTTGACGGTCTATGACTACTCGACCGCACGGGTCTTCGACGACGCCGGCATTCCGGTGTTGTTGGTCGGCGATTCCGCCGCCAATGTCGTCTACGGCTACGACACCACCGTGCCGATCTCGATCGACGAGCTGATTCCACTGGTACGCGGCGTGGTGCGCGGCGCACCGCACGCGCTGGTCGTCGCCGACCTGCCGTTTGGTAGCTACGAGGCAGGACCCGCCGCCGCGCTGGCCGCCGCCACCCGGTTCATGAAGGAAGGCGGCGCCCATGCCGTCAAGCTTGAAGGCGGTGAGCGGGTTGCCGAGCAGATTGCCTGCTTGACCGCGGCGGGCATTCCGGTGATGGCCCACATCGGCTTCACCCCGCAAAGCGTCAACACCCTCGGTGGGTTTCGGGTACAGGGCCGCGGGGACGCCGCGGAGCAGACGATCGCGGACGCGATTGCCGTCGCCGAAGCCGGTGCTTTTTCGGTTGTGATGGAGATGGTTCCGGCCGAACTGGCCACCCAGATCACCGGCAAACTGACCATTCCGACGATCGGGATCGGGGCCGGCCCCAGCTGCGACGGCCAAGTCCTGGTGTGGCAGGACATGGCCGGCCTCAACGGCGGCAAGGCTCCCCGCTTCGTCAAACGCTATGCCGATTTAGCGAGCGTATTACGCTGCGCCGCAGTGAAATACGCGGAAGATGTGGCCACCGGGGCCTTCCCGGCCGACGAGCACTGCTTCTAG
- a CDS encoding heme-binding protein produces the protein MLSFGRATCHLIIGRVAAGVICGAMLLGAAGLTSAVAGADPGDPDAAPPPPNCTAADLAGVSAGVAAATSAYLFTHPEVNDYFSSLRGQPRDDIRDQLQQYMDANPTVHAELRGIRQPLTDFRQRCQQ, from the coding sequence ATGTTGTCATTCGGTCGTGCCACATGCCACCTGATTATCGGACGGGTTGCTGCCGGTGTCATATGTGGCGCAATGCTTCTCGGCGCTGCGGGTTTGACCTCGGCAGTCGCCGGAGCCGATCCGGGCGATCCGGACGCGGCCCCGCCGCCACCGAACTGCACCGCTGCGGATCTGGCCGGAGTGTCGGCCGGGGTGGCGGCGGCGACCTCGGCTTACCTGTTCACCCATCCCGAGGTCAACGACTACTTCTCCAGCTTGAGGGGTCAGCCGCGCGACGATATTCGGGACCAACTGCAGCAGTACATGGATGCCAACCCCACGGTGCACGCCGAACTACGGGGTATTCGTCAACCGCTGACCGATTTTCGCCAGCGATGCCAGCAATAA
- a CDS encoding CYTH and CHAD domain-containing protein translates to MPVTAPKAARHLEVERKFDVVESTVSPSFEGIAAVGRVDQKPSQAMDAVYFDTEAQDLARNRITLRRRTGGADAGWHLKLPAGPDSRTEIHAALTASDGASAGEVPAELLDVVLAIVRDRPVVPVARITTQRESQLLYSADGAALAEFCDDHVTAWSAGGPNGSDSEPLEQQWREWEVELIAPNGADGSELLDRLTNRLLDAGAAPAGHGSKLARTLGATPQDANRPPVDPVHRAVARHVEELLVWDRAVRANADDSVHQMRVTTRKIRSLVKDSQVPFTLTDKAWLLDELRELAGVLGVARDAEVLGERYQHALDGLDPALLRGPVRERLVGGALRRYRSGLRRSLTAMRSKRYFRLLDALDAMVSEFPVIGSGQKSERVPPTNIDAAYRGIQKAAKAAKAARRGADEGTDPADVVNPNEALHRIRKRAKRLRYTASAIGATRVSEQAKAIQTLLGDHQDSVVSREHLLAQADAARDAGEDTFTYGLLYQQESDLAAECRQQLDGALRKLHSSVRKARR, encoded by the coding sequence ATGCCCGTAACTGCGCCAAAGGCGGCGCGCCATCTGGAGGTCGAGCGCAAGTTCGACGTCGTCGAGTCGACGGTCTCGCCGTCGTTCGAGGGCATCGCGGCAGTAGGGCGGGTCGACCAGAAACCGAGTCAGGCGATGGACGCGGTTTACTTCGACACCGAGGCGCAGGATCTGGCACGCAACCGGATCACGCTACGGCGCCGCACCGGCGGCGCCGACGCCGGTTGGCATTTGAAATTGCCGGCCGGCCCCGACTCCCGTACCGAGATTCATGCCGCCCTCACCGCGTCCGACGGGGCTTCCGCGGGCGAGGTGCCGGCCGAGTTGCTGGACGTAGTGCTCGCAATCGTTCGTGACCGGCCGGTGGTGCCGGTCGCGCGAATCACCACCCAGCGCGAGAGCCAGTTGCTCTACAGCGCCGACGGTGCCGCGTTGGCCGAGTTCTGCGATGACCACGTGACCGCGTGGTCGGCGGGAGGCCCCAACGGCTCCGATAGCGAGCCGCTCGAACAACAGTGGCGCGAGTGGGAAGTCGAGCTGATCGCGCCGAACGGGGCCGACGGTAGCGAACTGCTCGACCGGCTGACCAACCGTCTGCTCGATGCGGGGGCCGCGCCCGCTGGGCATGGTTCCAAGCTGGCCCGCACGCTGGGCGCGACACCGCAAGATGCCAACCGGCCACCAGTGGACCCGGTTCACCGGGCGGTAGCCCGGCACGTCGAAGAGTTGCTGGTGTGGGATCGTGCCGTGCGCGCCAACGCCGACGATTCGGTGCACCAGATGCGAGTGACCACCCGCAAGATCCGCAGCCTGGTCAAGGACTCCCAGGTGCCGTTTACCCTGACCGACAAGGCGTGGCTGCTTGACGAACTGCGGGAGCTCGCTGGCGTTTTGGGTGTGGCACGCGACGCCGAGGTGTTGGGCGAGCGCTACCAACACGCGTTGGACGGTCTCGATCCGGCGTTGTTGCGAGGGCCCGTTCGCGAGCGTCTGGTCGGCGGGGCTCTCCGCCGCTATCGGAGCGGGCTGCGACGGTCCCTGACCGCGATGCGGTCCAAGCGGTACTTCCGACTACTGGATGCTCTCGACGCGATGGTGTCCGAATTCCCGGTCATTGGGTCGGGCCAGAAATCCGAGCGGGTGCCCCCAACCAATATCGACGCGGCCTACCGCGGTATCCAGAAGGCCGCCAAGGCCGCCAAGGCCGCGCGGCGCGGTGCGGACGAGGGAACCGACCCCGCGGACGTCGTCAACCCCAACGAAGCGTTGCACCGAATCCGTAAGCGCGCCAAGCGGCTGCGTTACACCGCCTCCGCCATCGGCGCGACCCGGGTGTCCGAACAGGCCAAGGCCATCCAGACATTGCTCGGCGATCATCAAGACAGCGTGGTCAGCCGCGAACACTTGCTTGCGCAGGCCGACGCCGCGCGCGACGCAGGCGAGGACACCTTCACCTATGGGCTGCTCTATCAGCAGGAGAGCGATTTGGCCGCCGAGTGCCGCCAGCAGCTCGACGGTGCGCTGCGCAAACTGCACAGCTCGGTGCGCAAGGCCCGGCGGTAA
- a CDS encoding bifunctional RNase H/acid phosphatase: MKVIIEADGGSRGNPGPAGYGAVVWTADRATVLAESKQAIGRATNNVAEYRGLIAGLDDAVKLGVTEATVLMDSKLVVEQMAGRWKVKHPDLVELHAQAHELAQHFRRITYTWVPRSRNTYADRLANEAMDAAARTNRPSGNTAVPVAVPDPTNVGTGVSVAAPGWAGTRGTTTRLLLLRHGQTQLSVQRRYSGRGNPALNEVGWRQAGLAARYLAKRGGIAAVVSSPLQRAYDTATTAGRALGLDVAVDDDLIETDFGAWEGMTFAEAAKRDPELHRRWLRDASTTPPGGESFDDVLRRVRRGRDRIIAGYEGATVLVVSHVTPIKMLLRLALDAGSGVLYRLHLDLASLSIAEFYSDGAASVRMVNQTGYLG; this comes from the coding sequence GTGAAAGTAATCATCGAAGCCGACGGTGGGTCGCGGGGTAACCCCGGACCCGCCGGATATGGCGCGGTGGTGTGGACGGCCGACCGCGCGACCGTGTTGGCCGAAAGCAAACAGGCGATCGGCCGGGCCACCAACAACGTTGCCGAATACCGAGGGTTGATAGCCGGTTTGGACGACGCTGTGAAGCTGGGCGTCACCGAGGCGACGGTCCTGATGGACTCCAAGCTGGTGGTCGAGCAGATGGCGGGACGCTGGAAGGTCAAGCACCCGGACTTGGTGGAACTGCATGCCCAAGCCCACGAGTTGGCGCAGCATTTCCGACGGATCACCTACACCTGGGTGCCACGATCCAGGAATACCTATGCCGATCGGTTGGCCAACGAAGCGATGGACGCCGCCGCTCGTACCAATCGTCCGAGTGGAAACACCGCCGTGCCGGTGGCTGTCCCCGACCCCACCAATGTGGGCACTGGAGTGTCGGTGGCGGCCCCGGGGTGGGCCGGTACTCGGGGCACGACCACCCGACTGCTTTTGCTGCGACACGGGCAGACCCAATTATCTGTGCAGCGCCGCTATTCCGGCCGCGGAAATCCGGCATTGAACGAGGTGGGGTGGCGGCAGGCCGGCCTGGCAGCCCGGTATCTGGCCAAACGCGGCGGGATCGCAGCGGTGGTCTCCTCACCTCTGCAGCGCGCCTACGACACCGCAACGACGGCTGGCCGAGCCCTCGGTCTGGACGTGGCGGTGGACGATGACCTGATCGAGACCGATTTCGGGGCATGGGAGGGCATGACCTTCGCCGAGGCGGCCAAGCGCGATCCTGAGTTGCATCGGCGCTGGCTACGGGACGCCAGCACCACACCGCCCGGCGGGGAGAGCTTCGACGACGTGTTGCGGCGGGTTCGCCGGGGGCGTGACCGGATCATCGCCGGCTATGAAGGTGCGACCGTGCTGGTGGTCTCACACGTCACGCCGATCAAGATGCTGCTACGGCTCGCCCTGGATGCCGGTTCGGGTGTGCTCTACCGGTTGCATCTCGATCTGGCCTCGCTGAGCATCGCCGAGTTCTATTCCGATGGTGCGGCATCGGTGCGAATGGTGAACCAGACCGGCTACTTGGGCTGA
- a CDS encoding zinc ribbon domain-containing protein has protein sequence MKAEAAQQRSLLELAKVDAELSRLAHRVAHLPERKAFEQAQVEHGEASDRLAALRIAVEDLDAQVSRLETEIDAVRKREDRDRSLLSSGATDAKQLADLQHELQTLERRQASLEDSLLEVMERREELQAQQTAEVATLDGLQAEVAAARQALDVALVELDQSREGHSSRRDELTATLDPDLSALYERQRAGGGPGAAPLQGHRCGACRLEIGRGELARISAAAEDEVLRCPECGAILLRVKGLEP, from the coding sequence ATGAAAGCCGAAGCGGCACAGCAACGTTCGCTATTGGAGTTAGCGAAGGTGGATGCTGAGTTGTCCCGGCTGGCGCATCGCGTCGCTCATCTGCCGGAGCGCAAGGCCTTCGAGCAGGCGCAGGTTGAGCACGGCGAGGCCAGTGATCGGCTGGCGGCCCTGCGGATCGCTGTGGAGGATTTGGACGCCCAGGTGTCGCGCCTTGAGACCGAGATCGATGCGGTGCGCAAGCGCGAAGACCGGGATCGGTCCTTGTTGTCGTCGGGCGCTACCGATGCCAAGCAATTGGCCGACCTACAGCACGAACTGCAGACCCTGGAACGCCGCCAGGCCAGCCTGGAGGATTCCCTGCTGGAAGTGATGGAGCGCCGCGAGGAGCTGCAGGCTCAGCAGACCGCCGAGGTCGCCACGCTCGACGGTCTGCAGGCCGAGGTGGCCGCTGCTCGGCAAGCCCTCGATGTCGCCCTGGTCGAACTCGACCAGTCCCGCGAAGGACATTCGTCACGACGCGACGAGCTGACCGCGACACTTGATCCCGACCTTTCGGCGCTCTACGAGCGACAACGTGCTGGGGGAGGGCCGGGTGCGGCGCCGCTACAAGGTCACCGCTGTGGCGCTTGCCGACTCGAGATCGGCCGAGGCGAGTTGGCCCGCATCTCGGCTGCCGCCGAGGATGAAGTGCTGCGGTGTCCGGAGTGTGGAGCGATCCTGTTGCGGGTAAAAGGTCTTGAGCCGTGA